In Corylus avellana chromosome ca2, CavTom2PMs-1.0, the following proteins share a genomic window:
- the LOC132169038 gene encoding uncharacterized protein LOC132169038: MKVEILFRDIIATGEGSWAPSIGLVPNDIGFIDSAEVMLNEDDNIVECLDVLDDEPNLNTHGIDDIPADLDTRDKGNKKFGLAVQCKKRKKGVQIVSEHLSRICNVIESKNTVTSKSYDKLGCNIEEVMDVVRGIAERENDIDILKFATEVFLKRSHREMFVTIKEPWLQIDFIKRMGNREINRRSMD, translated from the coding sequence ATGAAGGTGGAGatattgtttagagatataaTTGCCACTGGGGAGGGATCTTGGGCACCATCCATAGGGTTGGTTCCTAATGATATTGGTTTCATAGATAGTGCAGAAGTAATGCTTAATGAAGATGACAATATTGTAGAATGtttagatgttttggatgatgaaCCAAATCTCAATACACATGGCATTGATGATATTCCTGCTGATTTAGATACGCGGGATAAAGGAAATAAGAAGTTTGGTCTTGCGGTTCaatgtaagaaaagaaagaaaggagttcAAATTGTTAGTGAACATTTGAGTCGTATTTGTAatgtaatagaaagtaagaatacAGTGACATCTAAGAGCTACGATAAGCTTGGATGTAATATTGAGGAGGTAATGGATGTTGTTCGGGGGATtgctgaaagagaaaatgacattgatATCCTTAAGTTTGCAACAGAGGTATTTCTTAAGAGATCACATAGAGAGATGTTTGTGACTATTAAAGAGCCATGGTTGCAGATTGACTTTATTAAGCGAATgggaaatagagaaattaacCGTCGTAGCATGgattaa
- the LOC132171752 gene encoding uncharacterized protein LOC132171752 → MSATSVSSALATASAAASTATALRRSKCIFTSKAFSASSHYLHPFLLRVANDSKRPELSPDPTVEQSSDADKIVDGMDFGELCNEFECISSPLVESTARQLARDILELREGNRALGTYAVSVTYRDPVRSFAGREKYKRPLWATRALENPTVYVQEMVMLSTSVLSIKWTIKGKPKSFVAGLGGDLIIRVNSQFTLNQISGQVIEHEELWDLSSSSPIAQAFFWTSRRLFAATEAGKDLADAVKNLSSRFSTKKENLEIYPDPSGDPTKFFQRDDSFQRDAYQIALLLAVLYLVVQFLRTTL, encoded by the exons ATGAGTGCTACGTCGGTTTCTTCTGCTCTCGCTACTGCCTCAGCCGCCGCCTCCACCGCCACCGCCCTCCGCCGCAGTAAATGCATTTTCACCTCCAAGGCTTTTTCCGCCTCCTCTCATTACCTCCACCCTTTTTTACTTcgag TTGCAAATGATTCAAAAAGACCCGAGTTGTCTCCTGATCCTACCGTTGAACAATCATCAGATGCTGATAAGATTGTAGATGGTATGGACTTTGGTGAGCTCTGCAATGAGTTTGAGTGCATCAGCAGCCCTTTGGTGGAATCCACCGCAAGACAACTTGCCCGTGATATCCTTGAGCTTCGGGAAGGCAATCGTGCCCTTGGAACATATGCAGTTTCTGTCACATACAGG GATCCAGTTAGAAGTTTTGCTGGTCGTGAAAAGTACAAGAGACCACTATGGGCAACCAGAGCTCTAGAAAACCCTACTGTG TATGTGCAGGAAATGGTGATGTTATCAACCAGTGTCCTGAGCATAAAGTGGACAATCAAAGGGAAGCCAAAATCTTTTGTTGCTGGTTTGGGAGGAGATTTGATAATAAGAGTTAATTCTCAATTCACTCTCAACCAAATTAGTGGGCAAGTGATTGAGCATGAGGAGTTGTGGGATTTATCATCTTCATCGCCCATTGCTCAGGCCTTCTTCTGGACATCACGGCGCCTTTTTGCGGCGACTGAGGCCGGAAAGGATTTGGCCGATGCTGTTAAGAACCTGTCAAGCCGTTTCTCCACTAAGAAAGAAAACTTGGAAATATATCCAGACCCCTCTGGTGATCCAACAAAG TTCTTTCAAAGGGATGACAGCTTCCAAAGAGATGCATACCAAATTGCACTACTTCTGGCAGTCCTGTATTTGGTTGTTCAGTTTTTGAGGACAACCTTGTAA
- the LOC132169039 gene encoding uncharacterized protein LOC132169039: MESPPRAEQSIKTWEKPPLGIVKLNWDAAIDVGRQKMGVGIIARDHAGNVLAVFCASRPLVIDPTVAEDIVAWKATDVCMLMGFSKVILEGDSIEVVKALKGDDWCWNRYGSLINDAKSTLNSLQDWHVCHTKRLANSTAHLLAKHRLTVSEDQL, translated from the coding sequence atggAGAGCCCACCGCGTGCAGAGCAATCAATCAAGACTTGGGAAAAGCCTCCCCTGGGTATAGTGAAGCTTAACTGGGACGCAGCCATTGACGTTGGGAGGCAGAAAATGGGAGTAGGAATTATAGCACGGGACCATGCTGGTAATGTTCTGGCAGTCTTCTGTGCTTCGAGACCTCTGGTCATAGACCCAACAGTCGCAGAAGACATAGTCGCATGGAAAGCCACGGATGTCTGCATGCTCATGGGATTCTCCAAGGTCATTCTGGAAGGAGACTCAATTGAAGTGGTTAAAGCCTTGAAGGGAGATGATTGGTGTTGGAACAGATATGGCTCTCTAATTAATGATGCAAAATCTACTCTTAATAGTCTTCAAGACTGGCATGTTTGCCACACAAAGCGCTTGGCCAATTCTACAGCTCACTTGCTAGCTAAGCACAGACTCACAGTATCGGAAGACCAGCTCTAG
- the LOC132169037 gene encoding protein ALP1-like — translation MDNSDYNTQDDTSDSDYGEEENENKNDVFILAVAAVEFVENYYMPYIAKEPCRTSSQTGYKWIMEIVQGNPDRCKQNFRMEIHIFLYLCKELKEKYHLRGTRKLTVEELVAMFLITLGHGFGNRIVQERFQHSGETVSRHFSHVLMAVSRMAVDIINPIDREFRDVPRKIRNDERYWPYFKDCIGAIDETHVPIKISPSNQIPYIGRKWTPTQNIMAVCDFRMCFTFVWAGWEGTAHDTRIFLEAIRNEELRLPHPPRGKYYLVDTGYPHMKGYMGPYKGERKHAIKDAEFQPYDDDEDLLPTDSIGDDEAQDESSIQQSETSYENSMNIERDYIANLLMTR, via the exons ATGGATAATAGTGATTATAACACTCAAGATGATACAAGTGATAGTGATTATggtgaagaggaaaatgaaaataaaaatgatgtttttattttagcagTTGCAGCAGTAGAATTTGTTGAGAACTATTATATGCCATATATTGCAAAGGAACCTTGTAGGACCTCTTCTCAAACAGGTTATAAATGGATTATGGAAATTGTACAAGGTAATCCTGATAGatgcaaacaaaatttcagaatgGAAATACACATATTCCTTTACTTGTGTaaagagttgaaggaaaaatatcatttaagagGTACTAGGAAATTAACTGTTGAAGAGTTGGTAGCTATGTTTTTGATTACTTTAGGCCATGGGTTTGGGAATAGGATAGTGCAAGAAAGGTTTCAACATTCAGGAGAAACAGTTAGTAGACATTTTTCTCATGTTTTAATGGCTGTTTCAAGAATGGCGGTTgacattattaatcctattgataGGGAGTTTAGGGATGTTCCAAGAAAAATTCGTAATGATGAGCGGTATTGGCCATACTTCAAAGATTGTATTGGAGCCATTGATGAAACCCATGTGCCAATTAAAATTTCTCCATCAAACcaaataccatatattggtCGAAAATGGACTCCTACTCAGAATATTATGGCTGTTTGTGATTTTCGTATGTGTTTCACATTTGTTTGGGCTGGATGGGAAGGTACTGCACATGATACACGCATTTTTTTGGAAGCTATTCGAAATGAAGAATTGCGACTTCCACACCCACCTAgag GAAAGTATTACTTGGTAGACACAGGATATCCTCATATGAAGGGATACATGGGGCCATACAAAGGAGAACG GAAGCATGCAATAAAGGATGCTGAATTCcaaccatatgatgatgatgaggatttaCTACCTACTGACAGTATAGGCGATGACGAAGCACAAGATGAATCAAGCATACAACAATCAGAGACATCATATGAAAATTCTATGAACATTGAGCGTGATTATATTGCTAATCTACTTATGACCcgttaa